In Tachysurus vachellii isolate PV-2020 chromosome 1, HZAU_Pvac_v1, whole genome shotgun sequence, a genomic segment contains:
- the zgc:110269 gene encoding probable flap endonuclease 1 homolog isoform X2, which yields MGITKLSDLIRADAPDSISYKEIGDYNGKIIALDTSIIVNQFRSALPNLNLSLLGVFYRTLTFLEHDIKPVFVFDGDPPEQKRAVLEKRAQNAGWSGAQRSHTLSSKTQEFLRLLQLLGVPCVQAPGDAEACCAQMVRGGVVDAVASEDMDTLAFGGMILLRQLNAKKVSEVMEFSLTKLLETLQLTQKEITGLGPSRALKLIQQHRTIEDVMLNINRKTHPVPLGWQYQAARRLFLDPPQSDPPCLQWSEPNEQELVNFLCQEKHFKEEKVRGRMEKFRKNLAHRRKEREEKMRGGRQTSLNEFFRLTRKRRSAETGRSTVTKKPNVI from the exons atgGGAATCACTAAATTATCGGATTTGATTCGTGCTGACGCTCCAGATTCGATATCTTACAAAGAGATCGGAGATTACAATG GGAAAATCATCGCACTTGACACCTCCATTATTGTGAATCAGTTCCGTTCAGCTCTTCCTAATCTGAATTTAag cttgTTAGGTGTCTTCTACCGCACTCTGACCTTCCTGGAGCACGACATCAAGCCAGTGTTTGTGTTCGATGGAGATCCTCCTGAGCAGAAGAGAGCTGTG CTGGAGAAAAGAGCGCAGAATGCAGGCTGGAGCGGTGCACAGCGTTCTCACACCT TGTCCTCTAAAACCCAGGAATTCCTGCGTCTCCTCCAGCTCCTGGGTGTTCCTTGTGTCCAG GCTCCTGGTGATGCTGAGGCATGTTGTGCTCAGATGGTGAGAGGTGGAGTGGTGGATGCCGTGGCTTCAGAGGACATGGACACGCTGGCGTTTGGAGGGATGATTCTCCTCCGTCAGCTCAACGCAAAGAAAGTGAG TGAGGTGATGGAGTTCTCTCTGACAAAGTTACTGGAAACTCTACAGCTGACACAGAAAGAG ATCACAGGTTTGGGGCCGAGTCGTGCGCTGAAGCTCATCCAGCAGCACCGCACTATAGAGGACGTGATGCTCAACATCAACAggaag acacACCCAGTCCCTTTAGGCTGGCAGTACCAGGCTGCTCGGAGGCTGTTCCTGGACCCGCCCCAGTCTGATCCTCCATGTCTGCAGTGGAGTGAGCCGAACGAACAGGAGCTGGTAAACTTCCTGTGTCAGGAGAAACATTTCAA GGAGGAGAAGGTTCGAGGGCGGATGGAGAAGTTTCGGAAGAATCTCGCACacaggaggaaagagagagaggagaaaatgagGGGAGGCAGACAGACGAGTCTGAATGAATTCTTTCGTCTAACTCGGAAAAGACGG tctgcAGAAACAGGCCGATCCACAGTCACAAAGAAACCCAACGTGATCTGA
- the fbxo36b gene encoding F-box only protein 36b yields the protein MARLLGETLFEVSSQGPAPIKDYFCFHINQTEVIWRWWKVSLRPDSRSLRPGEVRESHGEFLEDRRLQSQVLMVFGPDVLQYSKCLCEGQYDYLQRLPDSLLLHIMAHLELEDVTRLAQTCHRFEQLCSSEQFWEQTVRLHCDTVSPGMEDLARDVGWRCVFFTNKLQLQKQIRRRRAGNKLTRFK from the exons ATGGCGCGGCTGCTGGGAGAGACGCTGTTTGAGGTCAGCTCTCAGGGACCTGCACCGATTAAAGACTATTTCTGTTTCCACATCAATCAGACGGAG GTGATTTGGAGATGGTGGAAGGTTTCTTTACGCCCGGATTCCCGCAGCCTGAGACCAGGAGAAGTGAGAGAGTCACATGGAGAGTTTCTGGAGGACAGACGACTGCAGA gtcAGGTGTTGATGGTGTTTGGTCCTGATGTGCTGCAGTACtctaagtgtctgtgtgagggtCAGTATGATTATCTCCAGCGTCTGCCAGATTCTTTACTTCTCCACATCATGGCACATTTAGAGCTGGAGGATGTGACGCGTCTCGCACAAACCTGTCACAGGTTCGAACAG ctcTGTAGCTCGGAGCAGTTTTGGGAGCAGACCGTACGCCTTCACTGTGACACGGTGAGTCCTGGGATGGAGGATTTGGCCCGAGACGTGggatggaggtgtgtgtttttcaccAACAAACTCCAGCTCCAAAAGCAGATCCGCCGCCGCAGAGCAGGAAATAAACTCACAcgctttaaataa
- the agfg1b gene encoding arf-GAP domain and FG repeat-containing protein 1b, producing the protein MAVSVKRKQEEKHLQLLREMTSGAANRKCFDCEQRGPTYVNMTVGSFVCTTCSGILRGLNPPHRVKSISMTTFTQQEIEFLQKHSNEVCKHIWLGLYDDRSAAVPDFREPQKLKEFLQEKYEKKRWYVPPEQAKMLASVQVPHSGSSASTSSTPEVQPLKTLQLNKTPSSQSPVISRSQPHEKKFDLLSDLGGDIFAAPPSHSAGPTTNFANFAHFSKPSGGGVSAPPLPSVSAADRYAALAELDSALSSTTQGSTAVPAPPVIPSMQQGFTASTNPFVAAPIPLESMCTNPFQTNNRSSSATGSMSMPSGFSNTPSFCLPTSFSGNFPHPFPPASYHQQPNGGFPVYTQKPQMSYGQPAVSNNPFMCAVSTDEQGGGPASPYSTSGSSTNPFL; encoded by the exons ATGGCGGTGAGTGTAAAGCGCAAACAGGAGGAGAAACACCTACAGCTGCTGCGTGAGATGACCAGCGGGGCCGCCAACCGGAAATGTTTCGACTGTGAGCAGCGCGGCCCGACATACGTCAACATGACCGTGGGCTCGTTCGTGTGTACCACCTGCTCCGGCATCCT ACGAGGCCTGAACCCTCCACACAGAGTGAAGTCCATCTCAATGACGACATTCACACAGCAGGAGATTGAGTTCCTACAGAAACACAGCAATGAG GTGTGTAAGCACATCTGGCTTGGACTGTATGATGATCGCAGTGCTGCAGTGCCGGATTTTCGAGAGCCTCAGAAACTGAAGGAGTTTCTGCAGGAGAAATACGAGAAGAAACGATG GTACGTTCCTCCCGAGCAGGCGAAGATGTTGGCATCTGTCCAGGTTCCACACTCAGGATCTTCAGCGAGCACCAGCAGCACTCCTGAAGTTCAGCCACTTAAAACACTGCAGCTCAACAAAACTCCATCCAGCCAG tccccAGTGATCAGTCGTTCTCAGCCTCATGAGAAGAAGTTTGATCTGTTATCAGATCTAGGTGGAGATATCTTTGCAGCTCCTCCATCGCACAGCGCTGGTCCAACAACAAACTTTGCTAACTTTGCACATTTCAGCAAGCCCTCAG GAGGGGGTGTGTCAGCTCCACCTTTACCCAGTGTTTCAGCAGCAGATCGATACGCTGCTCTGGCAGAACTGGACAGTGCTCTCAGCTCCACTACACAGGG CTCCACAGCCGTTCCAGCCCCGCCGGTGATTCCCAGCATGCAGCAGGGTTTTACAG CTTCCACAAATCCGTTTGTCGCTGCACCGATTCCTCTAGAGTCGATGTGTACAAATCCATTCCAGACCAACAACAGATCATCATCAGCTACAG GCTCCATGAGCATGCCGTCAGGTTTCAGTAACACCCCCAGTTTCTGCCTGCCCACCAGTTTCAGTGGGAATTTCCCCCACCCGTTTCCCCCGGCGTCGTACCATCAGCAGCCAAACG GTGGGTTTCCTGTTTACACTCAGAAACCTCAGATGAGTTACGGTCAGCCCGCCGTCTCCAACAACCCCTTTATG TGTGCTGTTTCTACTGATGAACAG gGTGGAGGTCCAGCAAGTCCATATTCCACCAGTGGATCATCTACTAATCCgttcctgtaa
- the zgc:110269 gene encoding probable flap endonuclease 1 homolog isoform X1: MGITKLSDLIRADAPDSISYKEIGDYNGKIIALDTSIIVNQFRSALPNLNLSLLGVFYRTLTFLEHDIKPVFVFDGDPPEQKRAVLEKRAQNAGWSGAQRSHTLSSKTQEFLRLLQLLGVPCVQAPGDAEACCAQMVRGGVVDAVASEDMDTLAFGGMILLRQLNAKKVSEVMEFSLTKLLETLQLTQKEFVDLCILLGCDYCDKITGLGPSRALKLIQQHRTIEDVMLNINRKTHPVPLGWQYQAARRLFLDPPQSDPPCLQWSEPNEQELVNFLCQEKHFKEEKVRGRMEKFRKNLAHRRKEREEKMRGGRQTSLNEFFRLTRKRRSAETGRSTVTKKPNVI, translated from the exons atgGGAATCACTAAATTATCGGATTTGATTCGTGCTGACGCTCCAGATTCGATATCTTACAAAGAGATCGGAGATTACAATG GGAAAATCATCGCACTTGACACCTCCATTATTGTGAATCAGTTCCGTTCAGCTCTTCCTAATCTGAATTTAag cttgTTAGGTGTCTTCTACCGCACTCTGACCTTCCTGGAGCACGACATCAAGCCAGTGTTTGTGTTCGATGGAGATCCTCCTGAGCAGAAGAGAGCTGTG CTGGAGAAAAGAGCGCAGAATGCAGGCTGGAGCGGTGCACAGCGTTCTCACACCT TGTCCTCTAAAACCCAGGAATTCCTGCGTCTCCTCCAGCTCCTGGGTGTTCCTTGTGTCCAG GCTCCTGGTGATGCTGAGGCATGTTGTGCTCAGATGGTGAGAGGTGGAGTGGTGGATGCCGTGGCTTCAGAGGACATGGACACGCTGGCGTTTGGAGGGATGATTCTCCTCCGTCAGCTCAACGCAAAGAAAGTGAG TGAGGTGATGGAGTTCTCTCTGACAAAGTTACTGGAAACTCTACAGCTGACACAGAAAGAG tttgTGGATCTGTGTATTTTACTGGGATGTGATTATTGTGATAAGATCACAGGTTTGGGGCCGAGTCGTGCGCTGAAGCTCATCCAGCAGCACCGCACTATAGAGGACGTGATGCTCAACATCAACAggaag acacACCCAGTCCCTTTAGGCTGGCAGTACCAGGCTGCTCGGAGGCTGTTCCTGGACCCGCCCCAGTCTGATCCTCCATGTCTGCAGTGGAGTGAGCCGAACGAACAGGAGCTGGTAAACTTCCTGTGTCAGGAGAAACATTTCAA GGAGGAGAAGGTTCGAGGGCGGATGGAGAAGTTTCGGAAGAATCTCGCACacaggaggaaagagagagaggagaaaatgagGGGAGGCAGACAGACGAGTCTGAATGAATTCTTTCGTCTAACTCGGAAAAGACGG tctgcAGAAACAGGCCGATCCACAGTCACAAAGAAACCCAACGTGATCTGA